In Microvenator marinus, one genomic interval encodes:
- a CDS encoding patatin-like phospholipase family protein: MSERAVVLSGGGARGAYAAGVLRYIIEKLEADLGHVPRMDILCGSSVGAINAAWVASTIDQPEYSGTRLWSLWHRMRIEEAIVVSGANIVTMLSQLLRDTPVELPAGQTLSLLNTKFFVDLIRNELPLGAIEKNISAGLLDTLTVTATEVHSGRATTFVQTHQDRLPAWTRDPRRRAIAREITSDIVLASAAIPVLFPSVKIGKRWYFDGGLRQNTPIAPAIRMGAEKVLVISLKTDAERLESEIDQAQAPSVSMLLGKMMNALLLDPLDYDLAYLERINNLLERGTEAFGDSFQDTLNQVIEAHRGQPYRPIEPLLLKPSMDLGRLAADIAGRLSDDTWGSRILRMMGERAIDLEYRESDFMSYLLFESEYTGALLELGWSDAQCKHDALVEFFQDK; this comes from the coding sequence GTGAGTGAACGTGCGGTAGTGCTATCGGGAGGTGGTGCTCGTGGTGCCTACGCAGCGGGGGTTCTGCGCTATATCATCGAGAAACTAGAGGCCGACCTCGGACACGTGCCACGCATGGACATCCTTTGCGGGTCGAGTGTTGGTGCCATTAACGCCGCTTGGGTCGCCTCCACCATCGACCAACCCGAGTACTCCGGGACTCGCCTCTGGAGTCTCTGGCACCGAATGCGTATCGAGGAAGCCATCGTGGTCTCCGGCGCGAATATCGTCACGATGCTGAGTCAGCTCTTGCGCGATACCCCCGTCGAGCTTCCCGCGGGCCAAACCCTTTCGCTTTTAAACACCAAATTCTTTGTGGACCTGATTCGAAATGAACTTCCACTTGGAGCCATCGAGAAGAATATCTCGGCGGGGCTTTTGGACACCCTGACGGTCACAGCCACCGAGGTACATTCTGGGCGCGCGACGACCTTCGTGCAAACCCATCAGGACCGGCTTCCTGCCTGGACGCGCGACCCGCGCCGGCGTGCGATTGCGCGGGAGATCACCAGTGATATTGTGCTCGCGAGCGCAGCTATCCCGGTGCTTTTCCCATCGGTGAAGATCGGCAAACGTTGGTACTTTGACGGGGGACTGAGGCAGAACACGCCAATCGCCCCGGCCATCCGCATGGGGGCGGAAAAAGTCCTGGTGATTAGCCTGAAGACCGATGCCGAGCGACTCGAGTCCGAGATCGACCAGGCACAGGCACCATCGGTGAGCATGTTGCTCGGCAAAATGATGAACGCCCTATTGCTAGACCCGCTCGACTACGATTTGGCGTATTTGGAGCGTATCAACAACCTGCTTGAGCGTGGCACCGAGGCGTTTGGCGACTCCTTTCAAGACACACTGAATCAGGTGATCGAGGCGCACCGCGGCCAACCCTACCGTCCGATCGAGCCCCTTCTCTTGAAGCCGAGCATGGACCTCGGACGACTCGCCGCGGATATTGCCGGTCGCCTCAGCGACGACACGTGGGGCTCAAGGATCCTTCGAATGATGGGCGAGCGCGCCATAGACCTTGAATATCGCGAGAGCGACTTCATGAGTTATCTGCTCTTTGAAAGTGAGTATACGGGAGCCCTCCTTGAGCTTGGCTGGTCGGACGCGCAATGCAAGCACGACGCACTTGTCGAATTCTTTCAGGACAAATAG
- the hutI gene encoding imidazolonepropionase codes for MSDFGVDPQTFVVHAAQALTMPEHAEALHHWDPTRIVDRDHEILGLIEDACILVENGVMTFVGPWSERPAGAKRDIPVMESLVVTPGWVECHTHSVFSGHRAAEFALRNAGRPYVEILEAGGGILETAARLGRTSQRELEDLLVPRVLDFLRRGVTCLEIKSGYGLSTQDELKMLRAVKNVQPHVPTELVGTFLGAHAIPKKYQSDRRAYIDLVINEMIPKVAEEELARYCDVFCDRGAFDAAESREILLAGREHGLIPRIHADELTDANAARLAAEIGCASADHLEFTPSEVFEQMAKADVVAVLMPAVNLFLGTTGHMAKAREILEAGCEVALSTDFNPGSAMTQDIALMTTLACTLYKMSPGEALRAVTIGAAKALRREDIGRLRPGLRANLAMFNVPDFSVIPYHFGTNHTEAVVANGEFVYWTDDQDIEE; via the coding sequence ATGAGTGATTTTGGCGTAGACCCTCAGACTTTTGTTGTTCATGCGGCACAGGCGCTCACCATGCCTGAGCACGCCGAGGCCCTGCATCACTGGGATCCCACGCGTATTGTGGACCGCGATCACGAGATCCTCGGGCTCATTGAAGACGCCTGTATCCTCGTGGAAAATGGTGTGATGACCTTTGTCGGTCCCTGGTCCGAGCGGCCAGCCGGCGCAAAACGCGATATTCCGGTCATGGAGTCCCTGGTGGTCACGCCCGGGTGGGTGGAATGCCACACGCATAGCGTATTTTCCGGGCATCGGGCTGCCGAGTTTGCGCTAAGAAATGCGGGCCGGCCTTATGTGGAAATCCTTGAGGCAGGCGGCGGAATTCTCGAGACTGCCGCGCGGCTTGGGCGCACGTCTCAACGTGAGCTCGAAGACCTTCTGGTTCCGCGAGTTTTGGACTTCTTGCGGCGCGGTGTGACCTGTTTGGAGATCAAGAGTGGATACGGGCTTTCCACTCAGGACGAGCTCAAAATGCTTCGAGCAGTCAAGAATGTTCAGCCTCATGTCCCGACCGAGCTCGTGGGTACGTTCCTCGGTGCACACGCGATTCCCAAGAAATACCAGTCGGATAGGCGGGCGTATATCGACCTCGTGATCAACGAGATGATTCCGAAAGTGGCCGAAGAGGAGCTCGCGCGCTACTGCGATGTCTTCTGCGATCGGGGAGCATTTGACGCCGCAGAATCACGCGAGATTTTGCTCGCGGGTCGCGAACATGGCCTCATCCCTCGAATCCACGCCGACGAATTGACTGATGCGAACGCCGCGCGTTTGGCCGCTGAAATCGGTTGCGCGAGTGCAGACCACTTGGAATTTACGCCTTCTGAGGTCTTCGAGCAGATGGCCAAAGCCGATGTTGTGGCTGTGTTGATGCCGGCCGTGAACCTCTTCCTCGGGACCACCGGACATATGGCCAAAGCGCGTGAGATCCTCGAGGCAGGGTGCGAAGTTGCGCTTTCAACGGATTTTAATCCGGGGAGCGCCATGACCCAAGATATCGCGCTCATGACCACGCTGGCCTGTACCCTCTACAAGATGTCTCCAGGTGAAGCCCTGAGAGCCGTCACCATAGGTGCTGCCAAGGCGCTTCGCCGTGAGGATATCGGTCGTCTACGGCCGGGTTTGCGAGCAAACCTCGCCATGTTCAACGTCCCAGACTTCTCCGTAATCCCCTACCACTTCGGCACGAATCATACCGAAGCCGTCGTGGCTAACGGAGAGTTTGTGTATTGGACTGACGATCAGGATATCGAAGAGTAG
- a CDS encoding gamma-butyrobetaine hydroxylase-like domain-containing protein, with protein MGSTPHPTEVEYLSASGELRVLFSDGYEVKFSSEKLRGYCPCAHCQGHSGGPLKWNPIRTPLAAQIRDVSAVGNYGMCIAFEDGHDTGIYAFDVLRDEKSVYAG; from the coding sequence ATGGGCTCTACACCTCATCCAACCGAAGTCGAATATCTAAGTGCATCTGGCGAGCTGCGCGTGCTTTTTAGCGATGGCTATGAAGTGAAGTTTTCCTCGGAAAAGCTTCGTGGTTACTGCCCTTGTGCGCATTGTCAGGGGCATAGTGGCGGTCCTCTGAAGTGGAACCCAATCCGGACACCGCTGGCGGCCCAGATCCGCGATGTGAGCGCTGTAGGTAACTACGGCATGTGCATCGCCTTTGAAGACGGGCACGACACCGGAATTTACGCATTTGATGTGCTTCGAGACGAGAAATCGGTTTACGCCGGCTAA
- a CDS encoding 3-oxoacyl-ACP synthase III family protein, whose translation MEVFINGLGSCVPARVVSNHDIEQIVGLDATEIENKTGISERRWVEPGTNNSDLAYEATLRALAGAGLQANALDALIVATLSPDAGFPGTGVFLQRLLGLQHVPALDVRNQCSGFLYGLSIARAWLQTGAYKAIGLVGSEIHSTGLDMSPRGGMTTALFGDGAGAAILSTEPSPLRVEDIRLGADGSGVEALWCELPASGLHPNISAEYLEEGRQFPQMKGRVVLRKAVETLQMEITRLLQDHQIDPSDVLFVPHQASELLNRMIVMNMKMDAKKMVSTIEEFGNMTAASLPVTLERAMQHEHFQPGTPIVMAAFGSGFTWGVSLLRVTDHP comes from the coding sequence ATGGAAGTCTTTATCAACGGTCTTGGCTCGTGCGTCCCTGCTCGCGTGGTTTCGAACCACGATATTGAGCAGATTGTAGGCCTAGACGCTACCGAGATCGAAAATAAAACCGGGATTTCCGAGCGGCGTTGGGTGGAGCCCGGCACCAACAACTCGGATTTGGCCTACGAAGCTACGCTGCGCGCCTTGGCCGGTGCGGGTCTTCAGGCGAATGCGCTCGACGCGCTGATTGTCGCTACGCTTTCGCCAGACGCTGGATTCCCGGGAACCGGCGTCTTTCTACAGAGACTATTGGGCTTGCAACATGTGCCCGCCTTGGACGTCAGAAACCAATGCTCTGGCTTTCTCTATGGCCTCTCGATTGCCAGAGCCTGGCTTCAGACGGGCGCATATAAGGCAATCGGATTGGTCGGCTCCGAGATTCACTCCACAGGCTTGGATATGTCGCCAAGAGGAGGCATGACGACCGCGCTCTTTGGTGACGGCGCGGGAGCCGCCATTCTCTCAACTGAGCCGTCTCCGCTCCGGGTGGAAGATATCCGACTTGGCGCCGATGGCTCAGGCGTTGAGGCGCTCTGGTGCGAGTTGCCGGCCTCCGGCCTGCATCCGAATATCAGCGCCGAATATTTGGAAGAGGGCCGGCAGTTTCCCCAGATGAAAGGCCGAGTCGTGCTTCGCAAAGCCGTCGAAACGCTGCAAATGGAGATCACGCGTCTTCTCCAAGACCATCAAATCGATCCGTCAGACGTGCTCTTCGTCCCGCACCAGGCCAGCGAGCTTTTGAACCGCATGATCGTCATGAACATGAAAATGGACGCCAAAAAGATGGTCTCGACCATTGAAGAGTTCGGCAATATGACGGCGGCGAGCCTGCCTGTGACGCTAGAAAGAGCTATGCAACATGAGCACTTTCAGCCCGGAACCCCTATCGTGATGGCAGCATTTGGTAGTGGCTTTACGTGGGGCGTATCTCTACTCAGAGTCACCGACCACCCTTAG
- a CDS encoding SUMF1/EgtB/PvdO family nonheme iron enzyme: protein MEGLKKNTCPECNTPNEEGAPFCENCGYRLNRPGTSREGFPLISREQVRRSKRVERGVDTEPERIAVNAANGFEDSPTVLEGLSAVENTEGEEAPTVRAHEAYAADPSPSYASGLYAIPEEEKETNKWLLGALWIISLTAVGLLTYYVASKDEESVQLRADNTVVAVSAGPFVKGLGEQVRAFILMSCFRVQEDEDACEESKLLKGEFPEETVELKAFKLDTHEVTFKRYDACVSAGKCSAVNFKDCKVYTSQGLQVGIRVPKSLQEPQMPAVCLKREDAEAYCKFADGRLPTHEEWEKAARSDTSRLFPWGDSWVPDAANWGETDVVQTPIPGKIDGFEWSAPPAAIEDGKGPFGHFDLAGNVFEWVQGDDPIKGHVRGGSWASSPFDLRTTAKTEMDAGTLRADVGFRCAYD from the coding sequence GTGGAAGGCCTCAAGAAAAACACATGCCCGGAGTGCAATACGCCCAACGAAGAAGGCGCGCCCTTCTGTGAGAATTGTGGCTATCGACTCAATCGGCCCGGCACATCGAGGGAAGGATTTCCTTTGATATCGCGGGAGCAAGTGCGCAGGTCTAAACGCGTGGAACGCGGTGTAGACACTGAGCCGGAGCGCATTGCGGTCAATGCAGCAAACGGGTTTGAAGACAGCCCAACCGTGCTCGAAGGGCTCTCGGCCGTAGAAAATACCGAGGGCGAAGAAGCCCCCACGGTGCGCGCTCACGAAGCCTATGCGGCCGACCCCTCGCCCTCTTACGCGAGCGGACTTTACGCGATCCCCGAAGAAGAAAAAGAGACCAACAAATGGTTGTTGGGTGCCCTTTGGATTATCAGCCTCACAGCAGTGGGCCTCCTCACCTATTACGTGGCATCCAAGGACGAGGAAAGCGTTCAACTGCGCGCGGATAACACAGTCGTCGCGGTTTCTGCGGGTCCATTCGTCAAAGGTCTCGGCGAGCAAGTCCGCGCCTTTATCTTGATGAGCTGTTTTCGGGTCCAGGAAGACGAAGACGCGTGCGAAGAGTCAAAGCTGCTCAAGGGTGAATTCCCAGAAGAGACGGTGGAGCTGAAGGCCTTCAAGCTCGATACGCACGAAGTCACGTTCAAGCGTTACGACGCCTGCGTAAGCGCTGGAAAGTGCAGCGCTGTCAACTTCAAGGATTGCAAGGTCTACACGAGCCAGGGACTGCAGGTGGGCATTCGCGTGCCGAAGTCCTTGCAAGAACCCCAGATGCCCGCGGTGTGTTTGAAACGCGAGGATGCCGAGGCCTACTGTAAGTTTGCAGATGGGCGCCTCCCCACCCACGAAGAGTGGGAGAAGGCCGCGCGATCCGATACGAGCCGACTCTTTCCCTGGGGAGACTCGTGGGTGCCCGACGCGGCAAATTGGGGTGAGACCGACGTGGTCCAGACCCCGATTCCTGGCAAGATCGATGGGTTTGAATGGTCGGCACCACCCGCAGCGATCGAAGACGGCAAGGGGCCCTTCGGACATTTTGACCTGGCTGGGAATGTCTTTGAGTGGGTTCAGGGAGATGACCCGATAAAGGGTCATGTGCGCGGTGGCTCATGGGCATCTTCCCCGTTTGACCTAAGGACGACCGCAAAGACCGAAATGGATGCCGGCACGCTACGTGCCGACGTTGGCTTTCGATGTGCCTACGACTGA